One region of Methanomassiliicoccus luminyensis B10 genomic DNA includes:
- the lysA gene encoding diaminopimelate decarboxylase: MRKFEHVDGQMLIGGARAVDIVKRFGSPIYVTDEDAVRENYRAVYGAFAKRMPTRINYACKANTNLAILRILEQEGSCIDAVSIGEVETCLRAGFSPDRILYTGVNVSNDELRAVSSKRVPINVDSLSELERLSKITTELPLSFRVNPEVGSGHSEKVITGAKSTKFGVPKHQIIDAYARALELGFRPKGLHAHIGSGGQAVEPFIRMTEVLVTIAQELESKLGIELEFIDIGGGIGIPYRPEESVMDLDLLAEEVTGRIKAGTTARTIVVEPGRYIIADSTVLLATVVDLKDTPDKKFAGTDAGFNNLVRPAFYGSYHRVAVANKFDRPAEAKYDIVGPICETGDHIAKDRELPKLDEGDIIVAYDAGAYGFTMSSNYNMRPLCREVLVHKGEMNLIREKQTLEDLLRQVKVPSRLLV; this comes from the coding sequence ATGAGAAAGTTCGAGCACGTTGACGGCCAGATGCTCATCGGCGGGGCCAGGGCCGTCGACATCGTCAAGAGGTTCGGCTCGCCGATATATGTCACCGATGAGGACGCGGTAAGGGAGAACTACCGCGCGGTGTACGGTGCCTTCGCCAAGCGGATGCCGACCCGCATCAACTACGCCTGCAAGGCCAACACCAACCTGGCCATACTCCGCATACTTGAGCAGGAGGGCAGCTGCATCGACGCCGTGTCCATCGGGGAGGTGGAGACCTGCCTGCGCGCTGGATTCTCTCCGGACCGCATACTCTACACCGGCGTCAACGTCTCCAACGACGAGCTCAGGGCAGTGTCGTCAAAGAGGGTGCCGATAAACGTGGACTCGCTGTCCGAGCTGGAAAGGCTGTCCAAGATCACCACCGAGCTCCCGCTGTCGTTCCGGGTGAACCCAGAAGTGGGATCGGGGCACAGCGAAAAGGTCATCACCGGGGCCAAGTCCACCAAGTTCGGGGTGCCCAAGCACCAGATCATCGACGCCTACGCCAGGGCGCTGGAGCTGGGCTTCCGGCCCAAGGGGCTTCACGCCCACATCGGCTCCGGCGGACAGGCGGTGGAGCCGTTCATCCGGATGACCGAGGTCCTGGTGACCATAGCCCAGGAGCTGGAGTCCAAGCTGGGCATCGAGCTGGAGTTCATCGACATCGGCGGCGGCATCGGCATTCCGTACCGCCCCGAGGAGAGCGTTATGGACCTTGACCTCCTGGCGGAAGAGGTTACCGGAAGGATCAAGGCCGGCACCACCGCTAGGACCATCGTGGTGGAGCCGGGCCGCTACATCATCGCCGACAGCACCGTGCTCCTAGCGACAGTGGTCGACCTCAAGGACACCCCCGATAAGAAGTTCGCCGGGACCGACGCGGGGTTCAACAACCTGGTCCGCCCGGCCTTCTACGGCTCCTACCACCGTGTCGCGGTGGCCAACAAGTTCGACAGGCCGGCCGAGGCGAAGTACGACATCGTCGGCCCGATATGCGAGACGGGGGACCACATCGCCAAGGACCGGGAGCTGCCGAAGCTCGACGAGGGCGACATAATCGTGGCCTACGATGCCGGCGCGTACGGGTTCACCATGTCCTCCAACTACAACATGCGCCCGCTGTGCCGCGAGGTGCTCGTGCACAAGGGCGAGATGAACCTCATCCGGGAGAAGCAGACCCTGGAGGACCTGCTCCGCCAGGTGAAGGTGCCCTCGAGGCTATTGGTATGA
- the dapF gene encoding diaminopimelate epimerase — MTVFWKYHGLGNDFILFEDLDSQVPTDPEFVRSLCDRRFGIGGDGILYVRADRDADAYMKIMNSDGSEAEMCGNGIRCVAKHLYDYAIARQEEMRINTLGGMKGIRVKAHEGEVTEATVDMGAPRLDCKDIPMKCDGRFIDGTIDVGGTKVQGTAVSMGNPHFITFQPLIDAQVRELGPQIEAHPMFPRKTNVEFVRPRDGVLNVSVFERGAGWTHACGTGACATAVAAGLKGVAPLGEDVKVRLPGGDLTINVKKDLSTVHMTGPAVRVFQGEIDW, encoded by the coding sequence ATGACGGTCTTCTGGAAGTACCATGGCCTGGGGAACGATTTCATCCTCTTCGAGGACCTCGATTCCCAGGTGCCCACGGACCCCGAGTTCGTGCGGTCGCTCTGTGACCGCCGCTTCGGCATCGGCGGGGACGGCATATTGTACGTGCGCGCCGACCGGGACGCCGACGCGTACATGAAGATCATGAACTCCGACGGCAGCGAGGCGGAGATGTGCGGCAACGGGATACGATGCGTCGCCAAGCACCTCTACGACTACGCCATCGCCCGGCAGGAGGAGATGCGCATCAACACCCTGGGCGGCATGAAGGGCATCAGGGTGAAGGCGCACGAGGGCGAGGTGACCGAGGCCACCGTGGACATGGGAGCGCCCCGGCTCGACTGCAAGGACATCCCCATGAAGTGCGACGGCAGGTTCATAGACGGGACCATCGACGTCGGCGGAACGAAGGTCCAGGGGACCGCGGTCAGCATGGGGAACCCCCACTTCATCACATTCCAGCCGCTCATCGACGCGCAGGTCCGGGAGCTCGGTCCGCAGATAGAGGCGCACCCCATGTTCCCCCGGAAGACCAATGTGGAGTTCGTGCGCCCCCGGGACGGTGTGCTCAATGTCTCGGTGTTCGAGCGCGGCGCGGGGTGGACCCACGCCTGCGGCACCGGCGCGTGCGCCACCGCGGTGGCGGCGGGGCTGAAAGGCGTCGCGCCGCTGGGCGAGGACGTCAAGGTGCGCCTTCCCGGCGGGGACCTTACCATCAATGTGAAGAAGGACCTCTCCACCGTGCACATGACCGGGCCGGCGGTGAGGGTGTTCCAGGGCGAGATAGACTGGTGA
- a CDS encoding aminotransferase class I/II-fold pyridoxal phosphate-dependent enzyme → MKNIPPYIFAQIEERVERKKAEGVDVIDFGVGDPDLPTPKPIVDEIKKQLDDPDNHRYPSSTGERDARVAVAEWYARRFGVELNPDREVVILLGSKEGLANIARAFINPGDKVLCPDPAYPVYAQGATMLCDAQPAKFPLYAGDDFLPDIDSLPQDAKMLYLNYPNNPTGAVATPGFLKKAMKWCADTKTIMCYDAPYSEMTFDDYVAPSILEFGRQAVEFGSLSKTFNMTGYRIGYAVGDANLITGLKKIKTQIDSGAPKFIQKAMPVALGEYKGRKRPQMVQDCVDVYEARRNVMVKGLRKLGFDVKMPKGTFYLFFDVGGSEAEFSNKMLDAGVVVTPGGGYGKNGEGFVRMALTQPKERIEEALERMRKVLV, encoded by the coding sequence TTGAAGAACATACCTCCGTACATCTTCGCGCAGATCGAAGAGAGGGTGGAGCGCAAGAAGGCTGAAGGCGTGGACGTCATCGACTTCGGGGTAGGGGACCCCGACCTGCCCACCCCGAAGCCCATCGTGGACGAGATCAAGAAGCAGCTGGACGATCCCGACAACCATCGGTACCCGTCCTCGACCGGGGAGAGGGACGCCCGGGTCGCAGTGGCGGAATGGTATGCCCGGCGCTTCGGCGTGGAGCTGAACCCCGACCGGGAGGTCGTCATACTCCTTGGCAGCAAGGAAGGCCTCGCCAACATCGCCCGCGCGTTCATCAACCCCGGCGACAAGGTGCTGTGCCCCGACCCCGCCTATCCGGTGTACGCGCAAGGCGCTACGATGCTGTGCGACGCCCAGCCGGCGAAGTTCCCCCTGTACGCCGGGGACGATTTCCTGCCGGACATCGACTCGCTCCCCCAGGACGCCAAGATGCTGTACCTGAACTATCCCAACAACCCCACCGGGGCGGTCGCGACCCCGGGGTTCCTGAAGAAGGCCATGAAGTGGTGCGCCGACACGAAGACCATCATGTGCTACGACGCGCCGTACTCCGAGATGACCTTCGACGACTACGTCGCCCCGTCCATCCTGGAGTTCGGCCGCCAGGCCGTCGAGTTCGGCTCTCTGTCCAAGACGTTCAACATGACCGGCTACCGCATCGGCTACGCCGTGGGCGACGCCAACCTCATCACCGGGCTGAAGAAGATCAAGACCCAGATTGACTCCGGCGCGCCCAAGTTCATCCAGAAGGCCATGCCCGTGGCCCTCGGGGAGTACAAGGGGCGGAAGAGGCCCCAGATGGTGCAGGACTGCGTGGACGTATACGAGGCGCGCCGGAACGTCATGGTCAAGGGCCTCCGGAAGCTGGGCTTTGATGTCAAGATGCCCAAGGGCACCTTCTACCTGTTCTTCGACGTGGGCGGAAGCGAGGCGGAGTTCTCCAACAAGATGCTCGACGCCGGCGTAGTGGTCACGCCCGGAGGCGGCTACGGGAAGAACGGGGAAGGCTTCGTCAGGATGGCCCTGACCCAGCCGAAGGAAAGGATCGAAGAGGCGCTGGAACGGATGAGGAAGGTCCTGGTTTAG
- a CDS encoding phosphoglycerate kinase translates to MKQYNTLDDFQFENKTVLLRVDINCPMSKETLEITDDNRIRQIVPTVREMVDKGAKVVVLAHQGRPGDWDFTDLTQHARHLSKYLGLEVKYVDDIVGETAAAEIKAMPRGSVIMLKNVRELPYEQEKKSMDQHALCELVTVLAPLADYYVNDAFAAAHRSQCSLVGFPVVLPSAVGRLMEKELTALQSVFDDPGHPSVFILGGAKFGDSIKVIERLLKSGTADWVILVGLSANAFLTARGVKLGEPSTKILASELTPETLEAAKQLFKEHGDRILLPFDVAVEVDGQRQDMMVGDLPANVPIYDIGKSSISKFAKVLGPAKTAFMSGPAGLIEKEQFALGTRELMNAMVHSKAFTLIGGGHTVGAAERFGLTEKFSYVSTAGGALETFILGKPLPALEALKNGKKA, encoded by the coding sequence ATGAAGCAGTACAACACGTTGGATGATTTTCAGTTCGAGAACAAGACCGTCCTGCTGAGGGTGGATATAAACTGCCCCATGTCCAAGGAGACTCTGGAGATCACTGACGACAACCGCATCCGGCAGATAGTCCCCACTGTCAGGGAGATGGTGGACAAGGGGGCCAAGGTGGTCGTCCTGGCCCACCAGGGCCGCCCGGGGGACTGGGACTTCACTGACCTGACTCAGCATGCCCGCCACCTTTCCAAGTACCTCGGCCTGGAGGTCAAGTACGTCGACGACATCGTGGGCGAGACCGCTGCCGCGGAGATCAAGGCCATGCCCCGCGGCAGCGTCATCATGCTCAAGAACGTGCGGGAGCTGCCGTACGAGCAGGAGAAGAAGAGCATGGACCAGCACGCCCTCTGCGAGCTGGTGACCGTGCTTGCCCCCCTAGCTGATTACTATGTCAACGATGCATTCGCCGCCGCCCACCGCTCCCAATGCTCGCTGGTCGGATTTCCGGTGGTGCTCCCGTCCGCGGTGGGGCGTCTCATGGAGAAGGAGCTCACTGCCCTGCAGTCGGTGTTCGACGATCCCGGGCACCCCTCCGTGTTCATCCTGGGGGGAGCGAAGTTCGGCGATTCCATCAAGGTCATCGAGAGGCTGCTGAAGAGCGGCACCGCCGACTGGGTAATATTGGTGGGGCTGAGCGCCAACGCCTTCCTGACCGCCCGGGGAGTGAAGCTGGGCGAACCGTCCACCAAGATCCTGGCGAGCGAGCTGACCCCCGAGACCCTGGAGGCCGCCAAGCAGCTGTTCAAGGAGCACGGCGACCGCATCCTGTTGCCGTTCGACGTGGCGGTGGAGGTCGACGGGCAGAGGCAGGACATGATGGTCGGCGATCTCCCGGCCAATGTGCCCATCTACGACATCGGCAAATCCTCCATATCCAAGTTCGCCAAGGTGCTCGGCCCCGCCAAGACGGCGTTCATGTCCGGCCCTGCCGGCCTCATTGAGAAGGAGCAGTTCGCCCTGGGGACCAGGGAGCTGATGAACGCCATGGTGCACTCCAAGGCCTTCACGTTGATCGGCGGAGGTCACACCGTGGGAGCGGCCGAGAGGTTCGGACTTACAGAGAAGTTCTCTTATGTGAGCACGGCAGGCGGCGCCCTGGAGACCTTTATCCTGGGCAAGCCGCTGCCGGCGCTGGAAGCGCTGAAGAACGGGAAGAAGGCCTAA
- a CDS encoding response regulator produces MKPLFVDDSFEVLELVRSYFQNELCIDLHTTRDELEVLRLVASKEVDVLIVDNDLRPGSGIDLYAAVRNLDSDIPFVLVALYPPTDRVRRFVLKEGVPMVYKNDMGAGFLESLRKVVMSLSPAPNRAHHR; encoded by the coding sequence ATGAAACCCCTTTTCGTTGACGATTCGTTCGAAGTATTAGAACTGGTCAGGTCGTATTTTCAAAATGAACTTTGCATAGATCTTCATACCACCAGGGATGAGCTGGAGGTCCTGCGCCTGGTAGCCTCCAAGGAAGTGGACGTGCTGATCGTCGACAACGATCTGCGCCCGGGCAGCGGCATTGACCTATATGCGGCCGTCAGGAACCTCGATTCCGATATCCCTTTCGTCCTGGTGGCGTTGTACCCGCCCACGGACCGAGTGCGGCGCTTCGTTCTCAAAGAGGGAGTGCCGATGGTCTACAAGAACGACATGGGAGCGGGCTTCCTGGAATCGCTGAGGAAGGTCGTGATGTCGCTCTCCCCGGCCCCCAACAGGGCGCACCATCGCTGA
- a CDS encoding HNH endonuclease, giving the protein MVNGPGEDGARRTKLSHGMPLPGRMRMRPCRHRLVPERESYCWLGTNRLVGEGEAALVFHGSSETRPIMCDAELADACPWREWDGDAVRLPTVPCPCCGRRHRAGSNSQRLCEEWHSAKEVLKRMRQELPEGSRYYPEGTTQLPYSDDTPDLIRRLIWTKLKTAVLRRDRYRCQDCGEDFKARRRKVYDASLRRGRGGYRWESLEVHHIIARSSGGSDHPGNLKTLCPRCHREYTAEQAVKRTAEGRIRREELCRLAEAGYSDDAVDDPRD; this is encoded by the coding sequence GTGGTCAACGGCCCGGGGGAGGACGGCGCGAGGCGGACAAAATTAAGCCACGGCATGCCCTTGCCCGGGCGGATGAGGATGCGCCCCTGCCGCCACAGGCTGGTCCCGGAGCGGGAGAGCTACTGCTGGCTGGGCACGAACCGCCTGGTGGGGGAAGGGGAGGCGGCCCTGGTCTTTCACGGCAGCTCGGAGACCCGGCCGATCATGTGCGATGCCGAGCTGGCCGACGCCTGCCCATGGAGGGAATGGGACGGGGATGCGGTGAGGCTCCCGACGGTGCCGTGTCCCTGCTGCGGACGAAGGCACCGGGCGGGATCGAACTCCCAGCGCCTGTGCGAGGAGTGGCATAGCGCGAAGGAGGTTCTGAAGCGGATGCGCCAGGAGCTCCCCGAGGGCTCCAGGTACTACCCGGAAGGAACGACCCAGCTCCCCTATTCCGACGATACTCCCGACCTGATCAGGCGGCTCATCTGGACCAAGCTCAAGACCGCCGTGCTGCGCCGGGACCGCTACCGCTGCCAGGACTGCGGGGAGGACTTCAAGGCCAGGCGCAGGAAGGTGTACGACGCCTCGCTGCGCCGGGGCAGAGGCGGCTACCGCTGGGAGTCGCTGGAGGTCCATCACATCATCGCCCGGTCGAGCGGCGGGTCCGATCACCCCGGCAACCTCAAGACGCTGTGCCCGCGGTGCCATCGGGAGTACACCGCCGAGCAGGCCGTCAAGCGCACCGCCGAGGGCAGGATCAGGAGGGAGGAACTTTGCCGTCTGGCGGAGGCAGGGTACTCCGACGATGCCGTGGACGACCCCCGGGACTGA
- a CDS encoding TerC family protein — translation MADVSATAWIIFLVSIFVLLAMDLGVFNRKAHVIKPKEALMQVAFFISAAVVFNLGIYWFMGPQTGLEFTTGYIMELMLSVDNLFVFVLVFASFCVPEKDQHKVLFFGVLGALVFRFAFILAGVTLVEAFDWVLYIFGAFLIFTGIRMVVKKEEKVSHPDQNVMVRLFRKFMNITSGYEGDKFFVRKPNSAGKMVLWGTPMFIALIVVETTDIVFAVDSIPAILGITTNAFIVFSSNAFAILGLRSMYFALAHIMNLFCYLKYGLAGILSFVGIKMLIADIYHVPVEISLLIIVLILGVAIIASWLKTRKTGTCPVVEDAAAGGSCPALRELEGDEEKEGETCPALQELEETEKK, via the coding sequence ATGGCCGACGTGAGCGCTACCGCGTGGATCATTTTCCTTGTGAGCATCTTCGTACTTCTGGCCATGGACCTGGGAGTCTTCAACCGCAAGGCTCACGTGATCAAGCCCAAGGAAGCCTTGATGCAGGTGGCATTCTTCATCTCCGCCGCGGTGGTGTTCAACCTCGGCATATACTGGTTCATGGGCCCCCAGACCGGCCTGGAGTTCACCACCGGCTATATCATGGAGCTCATGCTGAGCGTCGATAACCTGTTCGTGTTCGTCCTGGTGTTCGCATCGTTCTGCGTACCGGAGAAGGACCAGCACAAGGTGCTGTTCTTCGGAGTGCTGGGAGCGCTGGTGTTCCGGTTCGCGTTCATCCTCGCCGGCGTCACCCTGGTGGAAGCGTTCGACTGGGTGCTGTACATCTTCGGGGCCTTCCTGATCTTCACCGGCATAAGGATGGTGGTCAAGAAGGAGGAGAAGGTTTCCCATCCCGACCAGAACGTGATGGTCCGGCTCTTCCGGAAGTTCATGAACATCACCAGCGGCTACGAGGGCGACAAGTTCTTCGTCCGAAAGCCGAACTCCGCGGGGAAGATGGTGCTGTGGGGCACGCCGATGTTCATAGCCCTGATCGTGGTGGAGACCACCGACATCGTGTTCGCGGTGGACTCGATACCGGCCATTCTGGGCATCACCACCAATGCGTTCATCGTGTTCAGCTCCAATGCGTTCGCCATCCTCGGCCTGAGGTCGATGTACTTCGCTCTCGCGCACATCATGAACCTGTTCTGCTATCTCAAGTACGGCCTCGCGGGGATCCTTTCCTTCGTGGGCATAAAGATGCTTATCGCCGACATCTACCACGTTCCGGTGGAGATCTCGCTGCTCATCATCGTCCTGATACTAGGCGTGGCGATCATCGCGTCCTGGCTGAAGACCAGGAAGACCGGCACCTGCCCGGTGGTGGAAGACGCGGCGGCCGGCGGCTCCTGCCCCGCCCTGCGCGAGCTGGAGGGCGATGAGGAGAAGGAGGGCGAAACCTGCCCGGCGCTCCAGGAGCTTGAGGAAACGGAGAAGAAATAA
- a CDS encoding type II glyceraldehyde-3-phosphate dehydrogenase, translated as MKVRVGVNGYGTIGKRVACAVKAQDDMEIIGVTKTRPSYEARLAGAEGFPLYTASAEQTAAFEKEGIKVEGTIEDLLGKVDIIVDATPGGVGGDYKAKYEKAGVKAVFQGGEDHGLAGISFNAYANYSEAWGAQFVRVVSCNTTGLVRTLFPLDKAFGLEKVAATIVRRGADPSDNKGSALNALEPALKLPTHHGPDVQTIMPWLNITTMAVKAPTTLMHLHCIVADLKKPAKDQDILAVWDNVPRVKFVSGKHGIKSTAQVMEFAKDLGRSRGDFNEIVVWQDGVKVKGNTLFYYQAVHQESDVVPESIDCIRSMMKLEPDAMTSIRTTDKTMGIGK; from the coding sequence ATGAAAGTCAGAGTCGGCGTCAACGGTTATGGGACCATCGGCAAAAGGGTCGCGTGCGCGGTGAAGGCGCAGGATGATATGGAGATCATTGGGGTCACCAAGACGAGGCCGTCTTACGAGGCCCGCTTGGCAGGCGCGGAAGGCTTCCCTCTCTACACCGCGAGCGCGGAGCAGACCGCCGCCTTCGAGAAGGAAGGCATCAAGGTGGAAGGGACCATCGAGGACCTGCTGGGCAAGGTGGACATTATCGTGGACGCCACCCCCGGCGGGGTGGGAGGGGACTACAAGGCCAAGTACGAGAAGGCCGGGGTCAAGGCCGTCTTCCAGGGTGGAGAGGACCACGGACTGGCGGGCATATCGTTTAACGCTTACGCCAACTACAGCGAGGCTTGGGGCGCGCAGTTCGTCCGCGTCGTCTCCTGCAACACCACCGGACTCGTGCGGACCTTATTCCCTCTGGACAAGGCCTTCGGCCTGGAGAAGGTCGCCGCCACCATCGTGAGGAGGGGCGCCGATCCCTCGGACAACAAGGGCTCCGCGCTTAACGCTCTGGAACCCGCGCTGAAGCTCCCCACCCACCACGGTCCCGATGTTCAGACCATCATGCCGTGGCTCAACATCACCACCATGGCCGTGAAGGCACCTACCACCTTGATGCACTTGCATTGCATCGTCGCCGACCTCAAGAAGCCGGCCAAGGACCAGGATATCCTGGCGGTGTGGGACAACGTCCCCCGCGTCAAGTTCGTCAGCGGCAAGCATGGCATCAAGAGCACCGCCCAGGTCATGGAGTTCGCCAAGGACCTGGGCCGCTCCCGCGGCGACTTCAACGAAATCGTGGTATGGCAGGACGGCGTGAAGGTCAAGGGCAACACCCTGTTCTACTACCAGGCGGTGCACCAGGAGAGCGACGTGGTGCCGGAGAGCATCGACTGCATCCGGTCCATGATGAAGCTCGAACCGGACGCCATGACGTCCATTCGCACCACGGACAAGACCATGGGCATCGGCAAATAA
- the ilvB gene encoding biosynthetic-type acetolactate synthase large subunit, which produces MRGSKAVLTLLEQEGVEVMFGYPGGSTLPLYDDMLSSNIRHVLVRHEQCAAHMADGYARASGKIGVCDSTSGPGSTNLVTGVATAYVDSSPMLVLTGQVTTSALGNQAFQEADSFSLMMPITKHNFRVLSPRDIPEAVKRGVAIATSGRMGPVHIDLPSDVQKAEVPEDAYKADFSAPPALEDFSALSDAIKILKSAERPMLLVGGGAIWSNAGPEVMKLAEMLMAPVATTIMAKGIIPEDHPLCLGIIGMHGRESARKAFLEADTILAVGTRFSDRSAGNQSELPLSTKIIHIDIDPGEAGKSARTQVRLVGDAKRALAAIIDSLAAQRGESAWTERVAEMVANCSCEIDLTSSPVLPQSAICEINRTLPHDAIVLTEVGQNQMWAAHFFKAKYPRQFITSGGFGTMGFGFPASLGAKCAFPEKTVVDIAGDGSIQMVAHEFATAVSENLPVVVCVFNNGWLGMVKQWQKLFNNARYSGTQLNNNPDFVKLAQAYGADGVHVERSSELKEALTNAYKAGVPYLVDIHLEAEEDALPMIPAGGGAHDVIRGRCTWK; this is translated from the coding sequence TTGAGAGGTTCAAAGGCCGTTCTCACACTGTTAGAGCAAGAAGGGGTCGAGGTCATGTTCGGGTACCCCGGGGGCTCCACCCTCCCGCTGTATGACGATATGCTCTCGTCCAACATACGCCATGTGCTGGTCCGCCATGAGCAGTGCGCCGCCCACATGGCCGACGGGTACGCAAGAGCGAGCGGAAAGATCGGGGTGTGCGACTCCACCTCCGGTCCCGGCTCCACCAATCTGGTGACCGGCGTCGCCACCGCTTATGTCGACTCGTCCCCCATGCTCGTTCTGACCGGCCAGGTCACCACCTCCGCCCTGGGCAACCAGGCGTTCCAGGAGGCCGACTCATTCTCCCTGATGATGCCCATCACCAAGCACAACTTCCGCGTCCTCAGCCCCCGGGACATCCCCGAGGCGGTCAAGAGAGGAGTGGCCATCGCCACCAGCGGAAGGATGGGGCCAGTGCACATCGACCTGCCGTCGGACGTGCAGAAGGCGGAGGTACCAGAGGACGCCTACAAGGCCGACTTCTCCGCCCCGCCCGCCCTGGAGGACTTCTCGGCCCTCTCTGACGCCATCAAGATACTCAAGAGCGCGGAGCGGCCGATGCTGCTGGTCGGCGGCGGGGCCATATGGTCCAACGCCGGGCCGGAAGTGATGAAGCTCGCCGAGATGCTGATGGCGCCGGTCGCCACCACCATCATGGCCAAGGGGATCATCCCCGAGGACCATCCGCTGTGCCTCGGCATCATCGGGATGCATGGCAGGGAATCAGCGCGCAAGGCGTTCCTGGAGGCCGACACCATTCTGGCGGTCGGGACCAGGTTCTCCGACCGCAGCGCCGGGAACCAATCGGAGCTGCCGCTATCCACCAAGATCATCCATATCGACATAGACCCCGGCGAGGCCGGCAAGTCCGCCCGCACCCAGGTGCGCCTGGTGGGGGACGCCAAGAGGGCCCTCGCCGCCATCATAGACAGCCTAGCCGCCCAGAGGGGCGAGAGCGCCTGGACCGAGAGGGTGGCCGAGATGGTGGCCAACTGCTCCTGCGAGATCGACCTCACCTCGTCGCCGGTCCTGCCGCAGAGCGCCATCTGCGAGATCAATCGCACCCTGCCGCACGACGCCATCGTGCTCACTGAGGTCGGTCAGAATCAGATGTGGGCGGCGCACTTCTTCAAGGCCAAGTATCCGAGGCAGTTCATCACCTCGGGCGGCTTCGGCACCATGGGCTTCGGGTTCCCCGCGTCCCTGGGCGCCAAGTGCGCGTTCCCCGAGAAGACCGTCGTTGATATCGCCGGCGACGGCAGCATCCAGATGGTCGCCCATGAGTTCGCCACTGCGGTGTCGGAGAACCTCCCGGTGGTGGTCTGCGTGTTCAACAACGGCTGGCTGGGCATGGTCAAACAGTGGCAGAAGCTGTTCAACAATGCCCGCTACAGCGGGACGCAGCTCAACAACAACCCCGACTTTGTCAAGCTAGCGCAGGCGTACGGCGCGGACGGGGTCCACGTCGAGCGCTCGTCCGAGCTGAAAGAGGCGCTGACCAATGCGTACAAAGCAGGAGTCCCGTACCTGGTCGACATTCATCTTGAAGCGGAGGAGGACGCCCTCCCCATGATCCCCGCGGGCGGGGGCGCCCACGATGTCATAAGAGGTAGGTGCACATGGAAGTGA
- the ilvC gene encoding ketol-acid reductoisomerase gives MATKIYHDSDADLNILKGKKIAVIGYGNQGRAQALCLHDSGLDVVVGARRNGESWGQASSDGLKVAEIPAAVKGADVVMVLLPDEVQPGVYKQQIAPNLKEGAALEFAHGFAITFKCIAPPAKNDVIMVAPKSPGRMVRQTYLEGFGVPSLIAVQQDATGKAKQVALALAKGLGSTKAGVLETDFREEATSDLFGEQAVLCGGVTALIEAGFETLVKAGYKPEIAYFEVLHELKLIVDLIQAGGMMHMWDSVSNTAEFGGLTRRDAVINDESKKAMKKILEDINSGKFAKEWSEEWKVDLKNMKRLEKEESEKQVEAVGKDIRALFERK, from the coding sequence ATGGCTACCAAGATCTATCATGATTCCGACGCTGACCTGAACATATTGAAGGGAAAGAAGATCGCAGTCATCGGCTACGGCAACCAGGGACGCGCGCAGGCGCTGTGCCTGCATGATTCCGGGCTTGATGTCGTTGTCGGCGCCCGCAGGAACGGAGAGTCCTGGGGGCAGGCCTCCAGCGACGGTCTCAAGGTCGCCGAGATCCCCGCTGCCGTGAAGGGCGCGGACGTCGTAATGGTCCTTTTGCCCGACGAAGTGCAGCCGGGCGTATACAAGCAGCAGATCGCTCCCAACCTCAAGGAGGGCGCGGCCCTGGAGTTCGCCCACGGCTTCGCCATCACCTTCAAGTGCATTGCCCCGCCGGCCAAGAACGACGTCATCATGGTCGCTCCGAAGTCGCCGGGACGCATGGTCCGCCAGACCTATCTGGAAGGGTTCGGTGTTCCTTCGCTCATTGCAGTGCAGCAGGACGCTACAGGAAAGGCGAAGCAAGTAGCCCTGGCCCTGGCGAAGGGGCTTGGCTCCACCAAGGCCGGCGTTCTGGAGACCGACTTCCGCGAGGAGGCCACCTCTGACCTGTTCGGCGAGCAGGCCGTCCTGTGCGGCGGTGTGACCGCTCTGATCGAGGCGGGGTTCGAGACCCTTGTCAAGGCCGGTTACAAGCCGGAGATCGCGTACTTCGAGGTCCTTCACGAGCTGAAGCTTATCGTCGACCTTATCCAGGCCGGCGGAATGATGCATATGTGGGACTCCGTTTCCAACACCGCCGAGTTCGGCGGACTGACCAGGAGGGACGCGGTCATCAACGACGAGTCCAAGAAGGCCATGAAGAAGATCCTCGAGGACATCAACTCCGGGAAGTTCGCCAAGGAGTGGTCTGAGGAGTGGAAGGTCGACCTGAAGAACATGAAGCGGCTCGAGAAAGAGGAGTCGGAGAAGCAGGTCGAGGCGGTCGGCAAGGATATCCGCGCGCTCTTCGAGAGGAAGTAA